Proteins from a genomic interval of Symmachiella macrocystis:
- a CDS encoding outer membrane protein assembly factor BamB family protein — protein sequence MPRVYMVLAVTLLFVVESTGCAEQESGTAVATPAAISVSEADWPWWRGYQRNGIAPAGQSPPTTWSKDENVIWKAPIPGRGHSSPTVVGERIFITTADEEQQTQSVICFDRETGNQLWKTDVHTGGLTDKGNKKSTQASSSVACDGERLFINFLNNDAVYTTALTIDGKKLWQKKVTDYVVHQGYGSSPAIYGSVVIVSADNKGGGAIAAFDRETGELVWKHNRPSEPNYASPIILNVAGKDQVIFTGCDLVSSYDPLTGKQNWEVEGATTECVTSTPTDGNLVFSSGGYPKNHVSAIRGDGSGEIAWENKTRVYVPSMLVIDGHLYAVSDKGIVYCWKSDSGEELWKKRIGGPFTSTPVLAGGRLYATTEDATTYVVTVSPEGLENVSKNQLGDETYATPAICGSRIYMRVVETVDGKRQEMLYCLGE from the coding sequence ATGCCCCGGGTTTACATGGTTTTAGCTGTGACGTTGTTGTTCGTGGTCGAGTCGACCGGATGCGCGGAGCAGGAATCGGGCACGGCTGTCGCCACTCCAGCCGCGATTTCAGTTTCCGAAGCGGATTGGCCTTGGTGGCGAGGATATCAGCGCAACGGCATCGCTCCAGCCGGCCAATCGCCGCCGACCACCTGGAGCAAAGACGAAAACGTGATCTGGAAAGCGCCGATTCCAGGCCGCGGACACAGTTCGCCAACCGTGGTGGGCGAGCGCATCTTTATCACCACCGCTGATGAAGAACAACAAACCCAGTCGGTGATCTGTTTCGATCGCGAGACGGGAAATCAGCTTTGGAAAACCGACGTCCACACCGGCGGCCTGACCGATAAAGGCAACAAAAAATCGACACAGGCTTCGTCGTCCGTCGCTTGCGACGGCGAGCGGTTATTCATCAATTTTCTCAACAACGACGCCGTCTATACCACCGCGCTGACCATCGACGGGAAAAAGTTGTGGCAAAAAAAGGTCACTGATTATGTCGTGCATCAGGGCTATGGATCGTCACCGGCCATTTACGGTTCGGTAGTAATCGTCTCGGCCGACAACAAAGGAGGCGGCGCGATTGCCGCTTTCGATCGCGAGACCGGCGAGCTAGTCTGGAAACACAATCGGCCGAGTGAGCCGAATTACGCGTCGCCGATCATTCTCAACGTCGCCGGCAAGGACCAAGTGATCTTCACCGGTTGCGATCTTGTCTCGAGTTATGACCCGCTGACCGGCAAGCAGAATTGGGAAGTCGAGGGAGCGACGACTGAATGTGTGACGTCGACTCCCACCGACGGAAACCTCGTCTTTTCCAGCGGCGGCTACCCCAAGAACCATGTTTCTGCCATCCGCGGCGACGGTTCGGGCGAGATCGCCTGGGAAAACAAGACCCGCGTCTATGTCCCTTCGATGCTAGTCATCGATGGCCATCTGTACGCAGTGTCCGATAAGGGAATTGTCTATTGCTGGAAGAGCGACAGTGGCGAAGAACTCTGGAAAAAACGCATCGGCGGTCCGTTCACTTCGACCCCCGTGTTAGCGGGCGGCCGATTGTATGCCACGACCGAAGACGCAACGACCTACGTCGTCACGGTCAGCCCCGAGGGACTGGAAAACGTCTCCAAAAACCAACTCGGCGATGAAACCTATGCGACACCGGCCATCTGTGGCAGCCGTATTTACATGCGGGTCGTGGAGACCGTGGATGGCAAACGACAAGAAATGTTGTATTGTCTCGGCGAATAG